One genomic region from Rosa rugosa chromosome 1, drRosRugo1.1, whole genome shotgun sequence encodes:
- the LOC133728096 gene encoding putative disease resistance protein RGA3, with product MSEALVSFLVEQLGSIIFQQVEQNVRLVVNVKKEVAILTLNLETIQAVLADAERRQVKEANVRRWLNNLKEVSYEIDDVVDEWSTEILKKQIEKHGENAVVPKKKVCFSIPFHCLCNGQVTQIIFRRDIAVRIKELNEKLALIHEQRRFYKFLENEIEFEQHERLKSFSIVDESEIFGRDYERNKLVSQLVSEHSEERKKPLVISIVGMGGIGKTTLAQLANNDEKVKNCFHTRIWVCVSEPFVQITVAKAILEGLKVKYPESNELETYLQLIYDSIKDKKFLLVLDDVWDSNHRKWEPFLTTLHGGASGSRILVTTRIAQVASAMGTTSDHTIYMKELGEETCRSLFYHIAFFDGERKESKKFEDIGNEIVKRCKGLPLAAKTLGSLLRYKDTVQEWVDVLNSKIWEFEEVEQQVFQPLLLSYHDLEPQSKRCLLYCATFPKDHKIVKDELIELWMSQDYLKVKGGNKEDKIVGQRCFKNLVLRSFFQDIEKDYEGNIKSCKMHDIVHDFVQYLTKDECFSMVVKGANERMELPGDEVSHLSLMFAPEGPFPVSSLNCKRLRTLTAFESKLTSIGVELISQSKSLRTLNLSKNSIREVPKEIGGLIHLRYLDLSQNRELEELPDSLCDLYNLQTLRLVECSELVKFPDEEAMRKLTKLKHLYVEYSPRLKSKGIGRLTGLQKLDVFHLNGYRGEDKEGTLKLQDLKNLNQLEGSLYIAHLESVEDASEGVKACLSEKHLLHHLFLDFSCHNGCYNRGREEGTGQNDREILNGLQPHGDLESLTIWNCQLATSPCPDWILSLHNLTRLELMFFRNCELLSGPFGRLPSLESLVFDSMEKVKKVGVELLGIEERELQSSSSSSSSLILFPKLKSLWFLDMYDWEEWEGVGGDFQNNITIMPSLSRLEFYSCSKLGTLPDFLRKTPLLKTVIVNWCPILGDKVRDKTSEEWAKISHVPDILRDGILISGGELLSGLVFYRVEDLMLLLMLEPSSLSSGDVFIMLALFLQDLERLASKLLCGGRIGSL from the exons TCCTTGTAGAGCAGTTGGGTTCCATCATCTTCCAACAGGTGGAACAAAACGTGAGACTTGTTGTGAATGTCAAAAAAGAAGTAGCAATTCTTACCCTCAACCTCGAAACTATTCAAGCTGTGCTGGCGGATGCAGAGAGGAGGCAAGTGAAGGAGGCCAACGTGAGACGCTGGCTCAACAATCTAAAAGAAGTGTCGTACGAGATAGACGATGTGGTGGACGAGTGGAGCACTGAAATCCTGAAAAAACAAATCGAGAAACACGGTGAAAATGCTGTTGTACCTAAGAAGAAGGTATGTTTCTCTATTCCCTTCCATTGTCTTTGTAATGGACAAGTCACTCAGATAATTTTTCGTCGTGACATTGCTGTGAGGATAAAAGAGTTGAATGAGAAGTTAGCTTTGATTCATGAACAGCGAAGATTTTATAAGTTTCTCGAAAATGAAATAGAATTTGAGCAACATGAACGATTGAAAAGTTTTTCAATTGTCGATGAATCTGAGATATTTGGTAGAGACTACGAAAGGAATAAGCTAGTAAGCCAGTTAGTGAGTGAGCATAGTGAAGAAAGGAAGAAGCCTCTTGTCATATCTATTGTAGGTATGGGGGGGATAGGCAAAACAACTCTTGCCCAACTAGCCAATAATGATGAAAAGGTAAAGAATTGTTTTCATACAAGAATATGGGTTTGTGTCTCAGAACCATTTGTACAAATCACGGTTGCCAAAGCCATCCTTGAGGGTCTTAAAGTAAAATACCCAGAGTCAAATGAGTTAGAAACTTATCTTCAACTTATATATGACTCTATTAAGGACAAGAAGTTCCTTCTTGTTCTAGATGATGTCTGGGACTCAAACCATAGAAAGTGGGAGCCCTTCCTGACCACATTACATGGTGGTGCCTCAGGGAGTAGAATTTTGGTTACAACGCGAATAGCGCAGGTTGCTAGTGCAATGGGAACAACTAGTGACCACACAATCTATATGAAGGAGTTAGGTGAAGAAACTTGTCGGTCATTGTTCTATCACATTGCATTTTTTGATGGTGAAAGAAAAGAGTCTAAAAAGTTTGAAGATATTGGTAATGAAATTGTAAAGAGGTGCAAAGGCTTACCTCTTGCTGCGAAGACTTTGGGTAGTCTACTACGGTATAAGGACACAGTGCAAGAATGGGTAGATGTTTTGAATAGTAAGATATGGGAATTTGAAGAGGTTGAGCAACAAGTTTTCCAACCATTATTATTAAGTTACCATGATTTAGAACCGCAGTCCAAACGTTGTCTTTTGTATTGTGCTACATTTCCTAAAGATCATAAGATTGTCAAGGATGAGTTGATTGAGTTGTGGATGTCACAAGATTATTTGAAAGTGAAAGGGGGAAACAAAGAAGATAAAATAGTTGGTCAAAGGTGTTTTAAGAACTTAGTATTGCGGTCTTTTTTTCAAGATATTGAGAAAGATTATGAGGGGAATATTAAAAGTTGTAAAATGCACGACATCGTGCATGATTTTGTGCAATATTTAACCAAGGATGAATGCTTTAGTATGGTGGTTAAGGGTGCTAATGAGAGAATGGAGTTACCGGGTGATGAGGTCAGTCATTTGTCTTTAATGTTTGCACCTGAGGGTCCATTTCCTGTTTCTTCTCTCAACTGTAAGAGGTTGCGCACTCTCACAGCTTTTGAATCGAAACTTACTAGCATTGGCGTTGAGTTGATTTCGCAATCAAAAAGCCTTAGGACTTTGAATTTGAGTAAAAACTCGATTCGAGAAGTTCCAAAGGAGATTGGTGGATTGATACATTTGAGATATCTGGACTTGTCTCAAAACCGTGAACTGGAGGAATTGCCCGACAGTTTATGTGATTTATACAATCTGCAAACCTTGCGACTTGTTGAGTGCAGTGAACTTGTCAAATTTCCCGATGAAGAGGCAATGAGAAAGCTAACCAAGTTAAAGCATCTTTATGTTGAGTATTCCCCTCGTCTAAAATCAAAAGGGATAGGGAGGTTAACCGGTCTGCAAAAGCTAGATGTGTTTCATCTAAATGGTTATAGGGGTGAGGACAAAGAAGGGACGTTGAAGTTGCAAGATTTGAAAAACTTGAACCAACTTGAAGGGAGTCTTTACATTGCACACTTGGAGTCTGTGGAAGATGCGAGTGAGGGTGTAAAGGCATGTTTGAGTGAGAAACATCTCCTTCATCATCTGTTTCTAGATTTCTCATGTCATAATGGATGTTATAATCGGGGGAGAGAAGAAGGGACGGGCCAAAATGATAGAGAAATACTGAATGGGCTGCAACCACATGGAGATTTGGAATCATTGACCATCTGGAACTGCCAGCTGGCTACTTCTCCGTGTCCTGATTGGATCTTGTCTTTACATAATCTGACAAGGCTTGAGCTTATGTTTTTCCGTAATTGTGAGCTGCTTTCGGGTCCATTTGGGAGATTGCCGTCGCTTGAATCACTTGTATTTGACAGCATGGAGAAAGTGAAAAAGGTGGGAGTGGAGTTATTGGGAATTGAAGAAAGAGAATTAcaatcatcctcctcctcctcgtcttcTCTTATTTTATTCCCCAAATTGAAAAGCCTCTGGTTCTTGGATATGTACGACTGGGAAGAGTGGGAAGGAGTGGGAGGGGATTTTCAGAATAATATTACCATAATGCCCTCCCTATCTCGCTTGGAATTTTACAGCTGCTCCAAACTTGGTACGCTGCCCGACTTCCTGCGCAAGACACCACTACTAAAGACAGTGATCGTCAACTGGTGTCCAATTCTGGGTGATAAAGTCCGGGACAAAACAAGTGAGGAGTGGGCCAAGATTTCTCACGTCCCAGACATCCTAAGAGATGGAATTCTGATTTCAGGCGGCGAGTTGTTGAGTGGTCTTGTCTTCTA CAGGGTCGAAGATCTAATGCTTCTTCTGATGCTGGAACCCAGCTCCCTATCCAGTGGAGATGTCTTTATTATGTTGGCTTTATTTCTTCAAGATTTGG AAAGACTTGCAAGCAAACTCTTATGTGGAGGGAGAATAGGGAG CTTGTAG